The DNA segment CAAACAGGGTGCAAAATAACTATTTTTTATTGTAAATAACAAATTTACACCAACAAAAAGCATATATTTTTCACACTTAATTATATAATTCCTTCACTAATTAACTACAAAATGATCAGCTCAAATCCTCTTCCACCATCTTTTTAAGCATTACTAAGGCCATTTCTGTTGTGCGCATAATATTTCGTTCCCGAATATAACCAAAGCTATAACACTGACTCACCACCCTTTGCGGACCAGCCACAGCTATCCAAATAGTGCCCACAGGCTTTTCTGGAGTACCTCCATCAGGTCCTGCAATACCCGAGGTAGCTACAGCATAGTCTGTTCCTAAATTATACCTGGCTCCCATAGCCATTTGCTCTACCACTTCTTTACTTACAGCCCCAAAATCTTTTAATGATTTCTCTTTTACAGCAAGCATGCCCATCTTTACATCGTTATGATAAGCAACAACGCTACCTCTAAAATAACTGGAACTACCAGGATACATAGTAATTTGATGTGCAATATTTCCTCCCGTACAACTTTCAGCCGACGACAAAGTTAATTTATGTTTATTAAAAAGAGAGGCCAACAACTGCACCGTTGCCACATCATCATAACCTAAAATGGCATCCCCAACAATACCTTTCAATTGTTCAATAAGCAAAAGGATCGCTCCCTCTATTTTCTCCTTATCACTTCCTCTACCCGTAAATCGAAGACGTATCCTACCGGGAGCAGGCAAATAAGCCAGTTTCACAAAGTCAGGAATACTACGCTCAAAATCCACCAACATCTCGGCCAATACCGCCTCAGGAATATTATGAATAAGCACTGTACGATGCACAATAACACCCGTATCACACCGTGCAACCAATCGGGGTAATATTTCTGTTTTCATCGCATGCTTCATTTCTGATGGAACCCCCGGCATAGACACAAAAATAGTACCCGCATCCTCAAACCACATGATAGGTGCCGTCCCTACGGGATTTCGAATTACCTGACAATTACCGGGCACCATAGCCTGCTGACGATTAAAATCATTGATATCCTTTACCCGTCCTGTCAAAAAGTGCTTAACATCTTCCAACACCTGTTCATTAAACACCAATTGACTATTGAAATATTTACACATGGTCGTTTTGGTAATATCATCCTTTGTTGGCCCCAAACCACCAGTTATAAGCACCACATCTGCTCTTTTCGATGTCTCTCGTAAAACATTTAAAATCTCATTCTCATCATCACCAATAGAGTTAATACGAGTCAACTCAAGCCCCACTTCATTTAGTTGTTTGCCCATCCATGCCGAGTTAGTATCCACCACTTGACCGATGAGCAACTCATCTCCTATTGTAACTATTTCTATTTTCATTATATATCAAAAATATCGTTATACATTCAGCACAGTTCTTTCCATTAACTATACTTGTTCAAGGCCTTTATCCGGGATAACAAGGGAGGATGAGAATAATGAAAAAACACAAACCAAGGATGTGGAGTAAGATTACTCAAAGCATTTACTGAAATCGTTTTTAATGCCTTTATCAAAGATTCTGCATTGTGATATTTAGCCGCAAAAGCATCTGCTTCATATTCATTTTTACGGGAAATCAAAGTAGAAAACAAACCTGCAATACCGGAAATAGGACTATAGAGAATACCAAAAGCGATTAAACCGATATGAAAAGCAGGCTCTTGAACCCCCAATGCCTGAGAGAGTTCTGGCGAATACACAAATAAAGCAAACACATACAACATAATCCCCGTTTGCATGATGCCACTGATCATTCCCCATAGAGTATGTTTCTTTTTGTAATGACCTATTTCGTGCGCCAGCACACCTACAATCTCATCCACTTCCAAATCCTTCACCAAAGTATCATACAAAACAATTCGTTTTTTAGCGCCTAAACCACTAAAGAAAGCATTGGCTTTGGTACTGCGCTTAGAGCCATCCATCATATAAATATTATCCAGTTTAAAGCCTACTTTTTCACAAAATGCCTGAATGGCTGTTTTTAATTCGCCATCCTCAAGCGGGGTTTGTTTATTGAACAAGGGCAATAACACAGAGGTGTAAAACATCGTCATTAAAAGCATAAAACAAGTCATCAACCCCCAAGCATACAGCCAAAACAAATCACCGGCCAGCTGAACAAACCACATGATCAATGCCAATATGCCGCCACCCAATATAGCTCCAATCAACATTGATTTAAACAAATCAAGCACAAATATCTTAGGAGTGGTCTTATTAAACCCAAACCGCTCTTCAATCACAAATGTACTATACAAGGAAAAAGGAAGATTTAATAAAGCTGAAC comes from the Saccharicrinis fermentans DSM 9555 = JCM 21142 genome and includes:
- a CDS encoding competence/damage-inducible protein A gives rise to the protein MKIEIVTIGDELLIGQVVDTNSAWMGKQLNEVGLELTRINSIGDDENEILNVLRETSKRADVVLITGGLGPTKDDITKTTMCKYFNSQLVFNEQVLEDVKHFLTGRVKDINDFNRQQAMVPGNCQVIRNPVGTAPIMWFEDAGTIFVSMPGVPSEMKHAMKTEILPRLVARCDTGVIVHRTVLIHNIPEAVLAEMLVDFERSIPDFVKLAYLPAPGRIRLRFTGRGSDKEKIEGAILLLIEQLKGIVGDAILGYDDVATVQLLASLFNKHKLTLSSAESCTGGNIAHQITMYPGSSSYFRGSVVAYHNDVKMGMLAVKEKSLKDFGAVSKEVVEQMAMGARYNLGTDYAVATSGIAGPDGGTPEKPVGTIWIAVAGPQRVVSQCYSFGYIRERNIMRTTEMALVMLKKMVEEDLS
- a CDS encoding M48 family metallopeptidase, with product MYTPIFYLIVFFIVIEFVWDRFLLYLNTTQWSDKVPAELEGIYDASKYAKQQQYSRVNYRYGWFTSVYGIVLVLAMLFFQGFSMLDRWVLNFTDHEILRAILFLGALGLGSALLNLPFSLYSTFVIEERFGFNKTTPKIFVLDLFKSMLIGAILGGGILALIMWFVQLAGDLFWLYAWGLMTCFMLLMTMFYTSVLLPLFNKQTPLEDGELKTAIQAFCEKVGFKLDNIYMMDGSKRSTKANAFFSGLGAKKRIVLYDTLVKDLEVDEIVGVLAHEIGHYKKKHTLWGMISGIMQTGIMLYVFALFVYSPELSQALGVQEPAFHIGLIAFGILYSPISGIAGLFSTLISRKNEYEADAFAAKYHNAESLIKALKTISVNALSNLTPHPWFVFFHYSHPPLLSRIKALNKYS